The Selenomonas sp. AB3002 sequence AGGGCCACGCACTCGTCAAAAATCTGTCCCAGGGTGTACTGGTTTTCCAGCTGATGGCCGATTTCCCGCTTTTCCCTGCCGCTGGCGTGCTCGTATTTCTGCAGCAGCTCCTCATTCTGCTTCTTGAGCTCGTCCCGCTCCTTCTGCAGCTTTTCCAGTTCCTGCCGCTTCTGCATCATATTCTGCAGGTCGATGGTATCCGTGTCCACCTCAGCGGTGATATTCACTGTATATTTGAGCACATTGCCCGTGAGTTCCGGCACAGAGTTCTCATGAGTGACCTTCAGCACCGCCCCGGAAATCATGCGCACATCATCCTCAGTCAGCTCGTAGTTCTGCGTGCGGGAGTAACTTTCCACATATACCCCTGCCTGCTCCACTGCTGACCGCATAGCCTCCTGCCGGGCCGCATCCTTGGCGATCTTGGGCGAATCATTATCCCCCATGACATAGACCCCCGTGGCGTGTATCACCTGGGGCGCAGCGCTCACGCAGGCACAGGAAAACAGCAGTCCCATCAGCATAGTAAGGCATAATATTTTTTTGGCCATGCTATCAACCCTCTGTCTTTATCAACTAAATCCAATCTTATATAGCATATATCGACATTTTCACTCTATATTTTAAGTTATTTCTTTGACAATAGCATTAAATCCTGTTTAGAAAAGAATTTTATTTGCCCCAGACAATGCAAAAAGCCCCCGATTCCTCGGGAGCTGAAATCTCAATGCTTAAGACACCACAAAATCAGCTTCGTCAGGCTCATACATCTGCTCCAAGTCTACCATATATATGTGCTCCTGCTCTGCGTTCTTCAAAATCCAATTGGAAAATCCGCTTTTTGAGAACAGCAGATACTGCACCACCGTATACTTCTTGTCGATAAGTTGGTGCCTTGCCTTCAGTTGCTCAAATACGCCCTTGTCCAAGACCTCGTTCTTGAACTTGCACTCACCAATGACCGCCTGTTTGCTGATACTGTCGATACCCACCACATCGATATCTGTTTCCTCTTTCTTGGCAGGATTAGTCCCCCACCATTTCCCTACCTTGGTAGTCAGACAGGCCAACCTGCCGGATGTGCCCATATACATGGTGTAATAGCGGCACATGTCTTCAAAGACACTCCCCATATAATTAGGCAGGTTCTTCTTGACCACATTATCATAGTATATAGCGCCACGGCCAAAGTCAATCATGCCTACTCCGGCAGAGACAAACTGGTACCAAAAGCGAAACATATTGTCAGCCAGCACATATTGCACCTTGCGCTTGTTGTTCTCGTCCGTAATGGCATAGTCCTTTCGCAGAATGCCTGTAGCCACCAGATTGGCCGCCGCATGAGACACCTTGGTTGAGTCCATATGTGTAAGGTCTGCTATGGTCGATATCTTGTTACGTCCCGCTGCCACTGCTTCTATGATGGCATTATACAGAGCCACATTCTTGAACTCCTGTGTCAGAAGATTATTGGGCTCCTCATAGAGATACCCCGTCTCAGCGAAAAACAGCTGCTTCAGATTGTCATCCAGCGATAAGCGGTCATCAAACATAGCCAGATACTTGGCTATGCCGCCGGTCACACCGTACACCACAGCCTTGTCCTCAGCAGAAAACTCAGGCACAAACTCCCCCGCCTCCATGTAATTGAAGGCCTTTAGCTTCATCTGTGAGGTTCTCCTGCCAAAGAGGGGACTCTTTTCACTCAACACTTCATCTTCCATGAAGCTGATTGATGAGCCGCTGAGAATAAGGAACATATTGCCGTCCAGCCATTCCCTGTCTATGAATTTTTGCAGAACAGACAGCAGAGACTTGTCCTGTTCTGCCAGATAGGGGAATTCATCTATGATAAAGATAATCCTCTCCTGCTGTGCTTTTTCACCAATCCAGCTGAAGAAATCCTCATAGGAGCTGAAATTGACCCCTCGCATCTCAGGAGCCAATGCCTCAATAGCATAGTCCCCCATCAACTTCAAGTTGCGCTGGCTACTGCTACGCACCGATGTATAAAATACAGCCTTCTTGTCCTCTATAAAGCGTTGAAGCAAGGTAGATTTCCCCACCCTGCGCCGACCATAGAGCACCATCATCTGAAAACCATCTTTATGATAAAGGCTATTCAGTGCTTCAAGTTCCCGCTTGCGGCCTATGAACTCTACCATCACAAACACCCCTTTAATTGAAGTACGCTTCATTGAAACCAACTTCAATATAATTATATCATAATCTTAACAGGATATCATCTTTTGTGAAGTTGACTTCATTAGAAGTCAATTTCAATGTCAAATATTTAAGTACAGTGATTCGCTCACACACTGCTTTAATCCGCCTTCTATGAGCTTACCATTGCCATGGAGCCAATAACTTTGCATCAGTTTGGACACAATAAGGTACAAATAAGGTACATTTAGGTCTTTCTAGGCAAAAGAAAAAACCCCCGGAACCCCGGAGGCCTTGATTTTTCTATGGAGCTAGCTGCAGGACTTGAACCTGTGACCTGCTCATTACGAATGAGCTGCTCTACCAACTGAGCTAAGCTAGCATATCCGTTACTTGCGCAACTGACGGGTTATATTATAATCCATCTCTGCCTCTCTGTCAATATATTTTTTTATTTCCTCTAACCTCATTGGCAAAACTTATAAGGCAGTCAGCCTATTGGTGCCAAACCAGAGCACATATTGAGAAGGTTTTTCCATTCAGGCGTAGAATATACAATATAGTGTAGTTTGTGCAGAAACATACATCAAGCTAATTGGTAAGGAGGCGGCGCCATGCCAGCCCTGCGCGTCTTAGTCATAGGCAACCAAATATTGGGCGACAACAAGATTGCACAAGAGCTGGCTTTGCGCCTGCCTAAAGACAGCCAGGTGGAGTTTTCTTCTGGTGCCGCTGAAGCCATCGAGAAGACGCGCCAGTTCAAACCCAATGCGGTGGTGCTGAATTTCTCCATGGCCCTCACCCGCATTGAAGGCGAAATGCTCATCAGCCTGCTGGCCAAGAAGATGCAGATTCCCACCATCGCTTTCGGCAGGGTCAATTCCAGCCAGCAGACCGCCCAGCGCATGGGTGCTCTCAAATACATGGTCAAGTCCTCGGACCCTCTGCTGTCCGATCACTTCTACCACCTGCTGGCAGATGACCTGCAGGCCTTGAGAAATGCCCCTGCCTCAGCCCGTCCTGGCGAAGGGTCAGCAGCTCCCCGCCCTGTCTCTTCCTTCAACCGTCCGGCAGCGCGTCCGGGCCTTTCTCCCCTGGCCCGCCGCACACCTTCGGCAGCTGTCCCGCCTGCCGCTCCCCCCTCCATGCCGCCTCCCCGTCGGGGCGGCCCCATCGAGCTCATTGCCATCGGCTCCTCTACTGGCGGTACGGAAGCCCTGTCCGTGGTGCTGCACGGGCTGAAACCTCCGCTGCCCGGCATTGTCATCGTGCAGCATATCCCGGCCATGTTCTCGAAGCTCTTGGCCAACCGGCTCAATGAAGAGTGTCCTCTCTCCATCAAGGAAGCAGAGACTGGTGACAAGGTGGAACCAAACCATGTGTATATCGCCCCAGGCGGCAAGCACATGACCCTCAGCCGCACAGGCTCAGGCCCCCTGGTGCTGGACTGCACCCCCGGGCCGCCTGTCCACAGCTGCTGTCCTGCCGTGGATGTGCTCTTTGACACAGTAGCCAAATATGTGGGGGACAAAGCCTTGGGGGTCATCCTCACAGGCATGGGACGCGACGGGGCTGACGGACTCTCGCAGATGAGGGCCCAAGGGGCCTATACCCTGGGGCAGGATGAGGCCACCAGCGTGGTGTACGGCATGCCAAAGGCGGCCTTTGATCAGGGGGCGGTGTGTGAACAGCTGCCACTGCCGGATATTGCGGCGGCTATTACTAGAGTTGCTAATAATAAGTAAATCCCGAAGATACTCTAAGACGAGTTTCTTCGGGATTTTTGGTTGCTCTCTTTGTTTGGTTTCGGCTGTTCATTTTCTTTGGCGCAAAGAAAACGAACCAAAAGAAAACGCGGCCTTGCCTTTCATCCATGAAAGCCAACGGCCGCAGGAGCGCCCATCCATGGGCGCCGGGGGGACGAGGGTTCGGTGGTTACCGATTTTTATATTTATAACCGAGCCACAGTGCAAACAACCACAAAGGCGTGATGATTACTGCCAGCTGCATGTCGGGGATCTGGGTCATCATGAAGACTACGCCTAAGAGGAACGCCAGGCAGAGGTAGTTGGTCCAGGGATGGAGGATAGCCTTGAACTTGGTCTCCTTGCCTTCCCTTCTGCAGTATTCCTTGAACTTCAGATGGGTGATGCAGATGACAATCCAGTCTACCACTGCCGCTGCTGTGGCTATGGAGATGAAGTACATGAAGACATGGCCCGGGAACATGTAGTTCAGCACGACCACCAGCAGGGTAATGCCCGATGATACCAGGATGCCGTTCACCGGCACCCCACGGCCGGAAATCTTTGCCAGGAAGGTAGGAGCGTCGTCATCAGCAGCCAGGCCGTAAAGCATGCGGCTGTTGCTGTAAATGGCAGAGTTGTAGACAGAAATGGCTGCTGTCAGCACCACGAAGTTCAAGATATGGGCAGCTGCCGGGATGCCCACATTGGAGAAAATCTGCACAAAGGGGCTGGCCTCCATGCCCACTTCATTCCAGGGCCAGAGAGCCATGAGCACTGCCATAGTCCCCACATAGAAGAGCAGGATGCGCACAATGACCCCGTTGATAGCCTGGGGAATAGTGCGGTCAGGGTCATCAGCTTCACCGGCAGTGATGCCGATGAGCTCAATGCCGCCGAAGGAGAACATGACCACCGTAAGCGACAGGCCCAGCCCCCACCAGCCATTGGGCAGGAAACCGCCGTGTGACCAGAGGTTGGAGACGTTCTCCGGGAAGGACATGTTGCCCCCAAAGAGCAGGTAAAGCCCCAGCACAATCATCATCAGGATGGCAGTGATCTTGATAAGCGCCATCCAGAACTCCATCTCGCCATACATGCGCACGTTGATGAAATTGGCTGCCGTAATGACAATGAGGCACACCAGAGCACTGACCCACTGAGGAAGATCCGGCAGCCAGAAATTCATGTAGATGCCCACCGCCGTGAGCTCTGCCATGGAAACAATGACGTAATTAAACCAATAATTCCACCCGGACATGAACCCTGGGAAACTGCCCCAGTATTTGCTGGCATAATAGCTGAAGGAACCTGATACAGGCTCGTCCACCGCCATTTCTCCCAGCATGCGCATGATGAAGAAAATCACGATGCCCCCCAGAAGATAGGCCAACATCACCGAAGGCCCTGCCAGGGCAATAGTGGAAGCAGAACCGTAGAACAGCCCCGTGCCGATGGCGCCGCCCAGGGCTATCATCTGCAGGTGACGGTTCTTGAGGCCCCGCCGCATTTTGCTTGCTTTCGCTTGACTCATTGATTCATCCCATTTCTAAAATAAATTGACACGAATGATATTATACAATAAATAAAGCAGTGCCGCCACCCGGAGGCACTGCCAATCTTTATTATCCAGTTTTTAGCTCAGCAGCAGACTGTCACTGGTGAGCTCGCTGCCTGCCGCTTTTTCGAACATGGCTAAGAGGTCCTTCACGGAGAGGTTCTTCTTCTCCTCCCCTGCCACATCCACCAGGATGCGCCCGTCGTACATCATGATCAGCCGGTTCCCCAGCCGCAGGGCATCGCGCATGTTGTGGGTGATCATCAGGGTGGTGAGCTGCTGTTCCTCCACGATTTTCTTCGTAAGGCTCAGCACCTGCTCTGCCGTCTTAGGGTCAAGAGCTGCCGTATGCTCATCCAGCAACAGCAGCTGAGGCCGCACCATAGTGGCCATGAGCAGGGTCAGTGCCTGGCGCTGGCCACCGGAGAGCAGGCCCACCTTGGACTCCAGCCTGTCCTCCAAGCCCAGGTGCAGGCCTGCCAGAAGCTCCCGGAAATGCCCCCGTTCCTTGTCGGAAGAACTCCAGCGCAGGGTGGGACGCTTGCCCCGCCGGGAGGCAATGGCCAGGTTTTCCTCTATCATCATATTGGCCGCCGTGCCCATCATGGGGTCCTGGAAGACCCTGCCGATGAACTTGGCCCGCTTGTACTCCGGCCACTTGGTGATATCCGTGCCCGCAATGGTGATGCTGCCTGTATCCACCGGAAAAGTTCCCGCAATGGAATTCAGGAGCGTTGATTTGCCCGCACCATTTCCGCCGATAACCGTCACGAAATCCCCCGGTGCAAGATGCAGGGAGAGTTTCCTGAGGGCCAGCTTCTCGGTGATGGAGCCGGGATTGAAAGTCTTGGAAATATCCTTGATATCTAACATATTCGTCCTTTCCGCCCTAACCCCTGCGCATCTTGCGCCAGCGGGACTGAATCAGCGGCAGGGACAGGGCAATGGCCACCAGCACCGCCGTGAAAAGCTTCAGGTCATTAGGCGGCATGCCCATCTGCAGGACAATGGCAATGACGCCGCGATAGACAATGGAGCCCAGGATGACAGAAATCAGGCAGTTCTTGAAGCTGCGGGTGCCGAAAAGCACCTCGCCGATAATCACGGAAGCCAGGCCGATGACGATGGTGCCTACCCCCATGCCCACATCGGCAAAGCCGTTGCTCTGGGCCACCAGGGCACCGGAAATAGCCACCAGTCCATTGGACAGCAGCAGGCCCAGCACGATCATCACGTCAGTGTCGATGCCGTTGGCACGGATCATGTGGGGGTTATTGCCAGTGGCACGCACCGCCGCCCCTATCTCCGTGCCGAAGAACCAGTAGCAGGCCAGGGACACCAGGAGCACGACCACAGCGCCGATGATCAGCACCGTCATGCTCTTGTCTCCCCCTACGGGGAAGATGGTGAAGATGGTTTCCTGCTGCAAGAGCGGCAGGTTGGCCTTGCCCATGACCCGCAGGTTCACGGAATAAAGGGCAATCATGGTAAGGATGCCCGCCAGCAGGGCCGGAATCTTCAGCTTGGTGCAGAGAAAGCCCGTCACCACACCGGAAATCATGCCAGCCACACAGGCCATGAAGATGGCGGGGATGGGCTGCCAGCCCGCCGTCAGCAGGGATGCCGCCACCGCCGCCCCAAGGGGGAAGGAACCTTCCACTGTCAGGTCAGCGATATCCAGCACCCGGAAAGTCAGATAAACTCCAATCGCCAGCAAGGCCCACAGAAGGCCCTGGGAGACGGTTGAAATAACCAGATCCATTTACTCAACGACCTCCGCATCCTTCAGTACATCCTCAGGCAGCTTGATGCCCAGGAGCTCTGCATTCTTCTTGTTCACGGAGACCTTCAGGTCCTTGGCCAGCTCCACGGGCAGGGTAGCGGTCTTGGCCTTGCCCTGCAGCACATCAGCTGCCATGTGGCCCGTCTGGACACCCAGCTTGTAGTAGTCAATGCCGTAGGTAGCCAGGCCGCCCACCTTCACCATATTCGGCTCGCCGCAGATGACAGGCACCTTGGCGCTGTTGGTGATATCGAGCAGAGTGGGGAAAGCGGAAGCAATCACGTTATCCGTAGGCTCATAGAAAGCATCAACAGAGCCGATGAGGCTCTGGGCAGCCTGCTGGATATCGTTGACGGTGGAGATAGTAGCCACCTTCACAGTGAGCCCCTTGCTCTCTGCGTATTCAGTCATGGCCTTGATCTGCACCTCGGAGTTCACCTCGCTGGAGGAATAGATGGTGCCGATGACCTTGGCATCAGGCTTGAGCTTCAGCAGCAGGTCGATCTGCTCCTTGATGGGGTTCATGTCGCTGGTGCCGGAAACATTGCCACCGGGCTCCTTGTTGCTCTTCACCAGTTTTGCACCCTCATAGTCGGTGATAGCCGTGCCCAGGATGGGAATATCCTTGGTGGCATTGGCTATGGTCTGGGCCGCCGGGGTGGCAATAGCGCAAATCAGGTCAAGCTTGGCGCTTACAAAGCGCTGGGCGATATTCTGCAGATTGGACTGGTCAGCCTGTGCGTTCTGGCGGTCAATGGTGAGGTTCTTGCCCTCCTCAAAGCCACGCTCCTTCAGGCCGTCCACAAAGCCCTTGTTGGCAGCATCAAGAGCATTGTGCTCCACCAGCTGGACAATGCCCACATGATAAGTCTTCTCCCCGCTGCCAGCAGCCTGGTCACCGCCGCCGCAGCCAGCCGTCAGGGCTGCCGTGGCAAACAGAGCCGCCGCAACCATCCCTTTGAGTTTTTTTACGCTTAACATATCAATCCCCACCTTTTTGTAATATTTGTTTCCTGTAAGTAGACAGGTTTTATTATACAACATTACACATAAAAATCAAGCAGAGGCCTGCAAGGATTTACCTTTATCCACCTAGAATAGTTATATAAACGAAACACGCAAAGGAGCGAAACCTATGGCAACAGCAGAAAGCGGCGACATCGTCTATGTGAAGCACCGGGGCTATCAGCATTTCGGTGTTTACACAGGCAATGATCGTGTCGTCCATTATTACAAAGAAAAGAACCCGCTGGTGTCCGACGGTATCATCAGGGAAACCAGCCTTTCCGAATTCATGTCCGGCAGCAACACCCTCTATGTGCTGAACGGGGACAGCAACCACAAGCAGCTCCTGGACTGGCTGATCAAGCGTATCTGGGGAGAGGACTTCCAGTCATTTTCCCCGGAAGAGACGGTAGCCCGGGCCCGCAGCAAGATTGGGGAAAAAGGCTACAATCTAGTAAGCAACAACTGCGAGCACTTCGCCCTTTGGTGCAAGACGGGAATTGGCATGTCCACACAGGTAGAAGAAATACTTTCCCTGCTGCTGCCCAAGCTTGATACCGTCCCTGCATCTCCCTCCCCCGCCCATGAGCAAAAAGAAAAGCACCTGCCGCCCAAAGCAGCAGATGCTGTAGATGATTGAATCCTTTTAAAATCTTTGCCTGTCCTTCAAGGCCCTTTCAATATCCCTCTTGGCAGCCTTGGCCTGGAGATCGGCACGCTTGTCGTAGTTGTGCTTGCCGGAAGCCAGGGCCAGCTCAAGCTTGGCCCGGCCATGCTTGAAGTAAATCTTCAGGGGCACCAGTGTGAAGCCCTTCTCTCTCGTCTGGCTGAAGAGCTTCACTATCTCCGCCTTGTGCATAAGCAGGCGCCGCACCCTCAGAGGGTCATGGTTGAAGATATTGCCCTGCTCATAGGGGCTGATATGCATGTGCTCTACAAAGACTTCGCCGTTCTTGATAAAGGCGTAGCTGTCCTTGAGGTTGGCACGGCCTGCACGGAGGCTCTTGACCTCAGTGCCCTTGAGTTCCAGGCCGGTCTCAAAGGTTTCATGTATAAAGAAGTCATGGCGAGCCTTGCGGTTCTCGCAGACAATCTTGATGGCAGCGTTCTGCTTTCCCATAGCCTCCACCTTTCTTCTTGAGATTTGACTTATGTTAAGGCGTTCGGGACAAGGGCACAGCAACGCTTCACTTGAAATTTTTCCTGCGGAAAAATTTCACACGTTACGCTTATGCTGCGTCCTTGCCCCTCACTTACTTTGCTCACTTTGAGTTACCCGTGCCGCCCTCTGTCTTGCGATTGAGATGGGGGCGGCCTTTTGGCGCGCCCTCACGGCGCATTTCCTGCTCCTTGCGCTCGTGGTAGCCGGGGGGATCTGGCCAGACAGCAGAGTTCAGGCCCGTGATCTTCACCCGGTGGTAATCACCCTCCCGGCGCTCCTCACGGCTCTTGCCGCCATTGCGCTTCCTGCCCAGGGTTTCCCTGGTGGCACGCTCTGCACGTCCCGTGCGGTCGGTGCTGCGCTCCTGTGCCCGGGAAGCACGGCCCTTGGCGGGCTTGTCTCCGGCAGGACGGGAAATCTTCTCTCCCGAAGAGCCGCGGCGCTTTGGGCGGTGGCCCTTATGCTGGCTCTTGCTCTTGCCGTCATCGGGAATCTCCTCCAGCACGGAAGCCACCAGGTCGCCATCCTTGGGGCCGCGCTTCCTGCCGCCGCGATTCCTGTCGCGTTCCTTGCGGTCAGCCTTGGGCTTGCCACTGTTCTTGCGGCCGCCGCCCACGGCATTTCTCAGAGCCTGGGCATCATCGGCGCCATTGTCCTTCAGCACGAAATCAAGGTTGCGCTCTTCCACATTGGCGCGCACCAATACAATCTGCACCTCATCACCCAACCGATACTGCTGCTGGGTGCGCTCGCCCACCATGGCGTAGAGGTCCTCACGGTACTCGTAGAAGTCGTTGATCATGGTGGAGACGTGTACCAGTCCCTCCACGCCGTTATCCAGCTCCACGAAGATGCCGAAAGCGGTGACGCCGCTGATGACGCCGGTGAACTCCTCACCCACGAACTGAGCCATGTACTCGATTTTCTTCATGTCCGTGGTTTCCCGCTCAGCCTCGATAGCCACCCGCTCACGGGCAGAGGCATGGTCGGCAATTTCCGGCAGCATGGTCTTCAGCTTGGCTTCACGCTCGCGGGGCATGCCACCCTCAGCCATTTCCTCGCGCAGGAGGCGATGGACAATGAGGTCCGGGTAGCGGCGGATAGGCGAGGTGAAGTGGGTGTAGTAGCGGGCTGCCAGGCCGAAATGACCCAGGGACATCTCGCTGTAGCGGGCCTGCTGCATAGAGCGCAGGGCCACGGTAGAGATGATGCGCTCCTCGGGCTTGCCCTGCACCTTCTCCAGCACCTTTTCCACATCCATGGGCTTGATATGACCAGCCTCATCCTTGCGGACAAAGAGTCCGAAAGCTGCCAGCAGGTTGTTGAAGCGCTCGATCTTTTCCTCGCTGGGCTGCTCATGGACGCGGTAAATGAAGGGCTTATGCCTGAGATCCATGTGCTTGGCCACGGTCTCATTGGCGGAGAGCATGCACTCCTCGATAATGGACTCAGCCAGAGAGCCCTCGCGCTTGATAAGGGCCACCGGGTGCCCCTTCTCGTCCAGCTTCACCTTCACCTCGGGCAGCTCGAAATCAATTGAGCCACGGGCATGGCGGATTTTCTTGCGAAGGTTCCTGATTTCTGCCAGAGTCTCCAGCATCTCCCTGATGTCCTCATTGTCGGACACGAAGGGATCTGCCTTTTCCACCAGCACCTTGTTCACCATGTTGTAGGTGAGGCGGCGGTATACATGGATCACCGTGGGGATGATCTCGTAGCTGGTAATCTCGCCCTCTGGAGAAAGGTGCATCTCACAGGCCATGGAAAGGCGGTCAACCCCTGCATTCAGGCTGCAGATGCCATTGGAAAGCTCCTTGGGCAGCATGGGAATCACGCGGTCCACCAAGTAAACGCTGGTGCCGCGCTCACGGGCCTCGATATCCAGAGGCTGGTTCTCCCGCACATAGTGGCTGACGTCAGCGATGTAGACACCCAGGAAGTAGGAGCCGTCCTCCTTCTTGTAAGCGTAGACGCCATCGTCCAAATCCTTGGAATCCTCCCCGTCTACAGTGACAATGGGGAAGTTGCGGCGATCGCGGCGGCCGCGATACTCCTCGGGGGAAGGTTCCTGCTCCACCCCATCGGCGGCCTTCTGAACCTCCTTTGGGAAGGTCTCGGACAAATCGTACTGGCGCATGACAGAGAGCACATCCACGCCGGGATCCCCCACCTTGCCCAGGATCTCGATGACATTGCCCTCAGCGCTGCGACGGCCATCGGGCCACTTGGTGATTTCCACCACTACCTTGCTGCCGGTCTTGGCCCCATGAATCTGCTTCTTGGGGATGAAGATATCCTGGGTGAGCTTGGTATTGTCCGGCGTCACAAAGCCAAAGGTCTTGCTGCTCTCAAAGGTGCCCACGATCTTCTCATTGGCCCGCTCCAGAATGCGCAGGATCTCCCCTTCACGGGAGCGCCCCTCCTGCTCAGAGGGCGTGACCCGGGCCACTACCCGGTCACCATGCATGGCAGAGCCAATGGCAGGCCCCGGCACAAAGACATCCGTCTCTTCCTCAGTCTCCCTCACATCGGGAATAATGAAGCCAAAGCCCTTGGCAGTCATGGAAATCCGCCCCACCACCAGGTGCATCCGGGCAGGGGTGCCATAGCGGTCGCTGCGGTTCCTGATGATGGCCCCTTCCTGCTCCAGCTCTTCCAAGGCCTCAGAGAAAGCCACCTGCTCCTCTTCGCTAAGCTCCAGATTCTCCGCCAGCTCCTCTGCCAAAAGCGGCTTATAAGCATCCTCACGCATATAAGCCAAAATACGTTCTTTCAATTCCATACGTTCTTACTCCAAAATAAAATTCCGTACAATCCGTACCACACAAACACTCGTACTATCAAACACTCGTACTATCCGAACCCCCAGGGCCCAAGGATGGGCCCCGTGGACGCGGAAATCACACGATGTGATTTCAGTCCACGTTTTCTTTTGGTTCGTTTTCTTTGCGCCAAAGAAAATGAACAGCCGAAACTTATCCTTCCTCGTCCAAAAAAGCTGCCGTCCTTGCAAAGACCAGCTCCCGCTCCGGCTCCAAGGGCAAAAGGTGCCCCGCCTTCTCCAACCAAAAAATCTCTTTCTCCGAACTCTTCACATGCTCATAGATATAATCGGCACTCCTGGGATCTGCCGTGTGATCCCCATAACTGTGCACAATAAGAATAGGCACCTCGATATTCTCCAGGCAGGCATTAGCCTTCTTCATGACCTCCAGCAGCTCATGGACGCACATCAGAGGCATCTTCCTATAAGTGCGGTTCACTGCCTCCGGCACATTCTTCAGATTCCGCCGGGCCTTGGGCACGTACTGTCCCACACACTCTTCCCGGGGAGGCAGTTTCTCCACCCCCCAGCCAGGATGGATGATGGCAGGGGCCGCCAGGGTCACCAGCCGCTCCAGGGGCTTTTCCGCCGCTAGCCGCAAGGCCAAGAGCCCCCCCATGGAGTGCCCCACCACGGAAATGTCCTCGCACAGCCCCGAAAGCAAAGCGTAGCCATCCCGCACAGAGTCCATCCAGTCCTCCCCGGTCATATGGCTCATATCCTCTACTTTAGTAGCATGTCCCGCCAGGCGCACTCCCAGCACCGTATATCCACGTTTTTGAAGGTACTTGCCCATGAGCAAAAGCTCCGCCGGCAATCCCGTGAAGCCGTGAATCAAAAGCACCCCGCGCTTTCCACCGGGCAAGAAAAAGGGTTCCGCCCCAGGCACGATCATCCCTGTCACCCTCCCACAACGTAAATAACATTTTTATTAGGTAATCTAAATCTAAAAGCGCCCCCGGTGATCCGGGAACGCTCAAAGAAGCTTCAATTAGTTGGTCATGCGGGCAATCACGATAGTGATTACGGCAAACAAGATGGCAAAGACCACCGTCACCCGCGCCAGCAGCGCATCCATGCCCCGCGCCTTGCTGGAGAAAACCGTATCGGCACCGCCGCCCAT is a genomic window containing:
- a CDS encoding ABC transporter permease — encoded protein: MDLVISTVSQGLLWALLAIGVYLTFRVLDIADLTVEGSFPLGAAVAASLLTAGWQPIPAIFMACVAGMISGVVTGFLCTKLKIPALLAGILTMIALYSVNLRVMGKANLPLLQQETIFTIFPVGGDKSMTVLIIGAVVVLLVSLACYWFFGTEIGAAVRATGNNPHMIRANGIDTDVMIVLGLLLSNGLVAISGALVAQSNGFADVGMGVGTIVIGLASVIIGEVLFGTRSFKNCLISVILGSIVYRGVIAIVLQMGMPPNDLKLFTAVLVAIALSLPLIQSRWRKMRRG
- a CDS encoding lecithin retinol acyltransferase family protein, producing MATAESGDIVYVKHRGYQHFGVYTGNDRVVHYYKEKNPLVSDGIIRETSLSEFMSGSNTLYVLNGDSNHKQLLDWLIKRIWGEDFQSFSPEETVARARSKIGEKGYNLVSNNCEHFALWCKTGIGMSTQVEEILSLLLPKLDTVPASPSPAHEQKEKHLPPKAADAVDD
- a CDS encoding CheB methylesterase domain-containing protein — protein: MPALRVLVIGNQILGDNKIAQELALRLPKDSQVEFSSGAAEAIEKTRQFKPNAVVLNFSMALTRIEGEMLISLLAKKMQIPTIAFGRVNSSQQTAQRMGALKYMVKSSDPLLSDHFYHLLADDLQALRNAPASARPGEGSAAPRPVSSFNRPAARPGLSPLARRTPSAAVPPAAPPSMPPPRRGGPIELIAIGSSTGGTEALSVVLHGLKPPLPGIVIVQHIPAMFSKLLANRLNEECPLSIKEAETGDKVEPNHVYIAPGGKHMTLSRTGSGPLVLDCTPGPPVHSCCPAVDVLFDTVAKYVGDKALGVILTGMGRDGADGLSQMRAQGAYTLGQDEATSVVYGMPKAAFDQGAVCEQLPLPDIAAAITRVANNK
- a CDS encoding ATP-binding protein, producing MVEFIGRKRELEALNSLYHKDGFQMMVLYGRRRVGKSTLLQRFIEDKKAVFYTSVRSSSQRNLKLMGDYAIEALAPEMRGVNFSSYEDFFSWIGEKAQQERIIFIIDEFPYLAEQDKSLLSVLQKFIDREWLDGNMFLILSGSSISFMEDEVLSEKSPLFGRRTSQMKLKAFNYMEAGEFVPEFSAEDKAVVYGVTGGIAKYLAMFDDRLSLDDNLKQLFFAETGYLYEEPNNLLTQEFKNVALYNAIIEAVAAGRNKISTIADLTHMDSTKVSHAAANLVATGILRKDYAITDENNKRKVQYVLADNMFRFWYQFVSAGVGMIDFGRGAIYYDNVVKKNLPNYMGSVFEDMCRYYTMYMGTSGRLACLTTKVGKWWGTNPAKKEETDIDVVGIDSISKQAVIGECKFKNEVLDKGVFEQLKARHQLIDKKYTVVQYLLFSKSGFSNWILKNAEQEHIYMVDLEQMYEPDEADFVVS
- a CDS encoding ABC transporter ATP-binding protein → MLDIKDISKTFNPGSITEKLALRKLSLHLAPGDFVTVIGGNGAGKSTLLNSIAGTFPVDTGSITIAGTDITKWPEYKRAKFIGRVFQDPMMGTAANMMIEENLAIASRRGKRPTLRWSSSDKERGHFRELLAGLHLGLEDRLESKVGLLSGGQRQALTLLMATMVRPQLLLLDEHTAALDPKTAEQVLSLTKKIVEEQQLTTLMITHNMRDALRLGNRLIMMYDGRILVDVAGEEKKNLSVKDLLAMFEKAAGSELTSDSLLLS
- a CDS encoding amino acid permease; its protein translation is MSQAKASKMRRGLKNRHLQMIALGGAIGTGLFYGSASTIALAGPSVMLAYLLGGIVIFFIMRMLGEMAVDEPVSGSFSYYASKYWGSFPGFMSGWNYWFNYVIVSMAELTAVGIYMNFWLPDLPQWVSALVCLIVITAANFINVRMYGEMEFWMALIKITAILMMIVLGLYLLFGGNMSFPENVSNLWSHGGFLPNGWWGLGLSLTVVMFSFGGIELIGITAGEADDPDRTIPQAINGVIVRILLFYVGTMAVLMALWPWNEVGMEASPFVQIFSNVGIPAAAHILNFVVLTAAISVYNSAIYSNSRMLYGLAADDDAPTFLAKISGRGVPVNGILVSSGITLLVVVLNYMFPGHVFMYFISIATAAAVVDWIVICITHLKFKEYCRREGKETKFKAILHPWTNYLCLAFLLGVVFMMTQIPDMQLAVIITPLWLFALWLGYKYKNR
- a CDS encoding ABC transporter substrate binding protein: MVAAALFATAALTAGCGGGDQAAGSGEKTYHVGIVQLVEHNALDAANKGFVDGLKERGFEEGKNLTIDRQNAQADQSNLQNIAQRFVSAKLDLICAIATPAAQTIANATKDIPILGTAITDYEGAKLVKSNKEPGGNVSGTSDMNPIKEQIDLLLKLKPDAKVIGTIYSSSEVNSEVQIKAMTEYAESKGLTVKVATISTVNDIQQAAQSLIGSVDAFYEPTDNVIASAFPTLLDITNSAKVPVICGEPNMVKVGGLATYGIDYYKLGVQTGHMAADVLQGKAKTATLPVELAKDLKVSVNKKNAELLGIKLPEDVLKDAEVVE